A section of the Acanthochromis polyacanthus isolate Apoly-LR-REF ecotype Palm Island chromosome 1, KAUST_Apoly_ChrSc, whole genome shotgun sequence genome encodes:
- the cand1 gene encoding cullin-associated NEDD8-dissociated protein 1: MASASYHISNLLEKMTSSDKDFRFMATNDLMTELQKDSIKLDDDSERKVVRMILKLLEDKNGEVQNLAVKCLGPLVSKVKEYQVETIVDTLCTNMLSDKEQLRDISSIGLKTVIGELPPASSGSALAASVCKKITGRLTSAIAKQEDVSVQLEALDIMADMLCRQGGLLVNFHPSILSCLLPQLTSPRLAVRKRTIMALGHLVMSCGNLVFIDLIEHLLTELGRNDNMSTTRTYIQCTAAISRQAGHRIGEYLEKIIPLVVKFCNVDDDELREYCIQAFESFVRRCPKEVYPHVPTVISICLRYLTYDPNYNFDDEDEDDNAMDAEQNDEDYQGSDDEYSDDDDMSWKVRRAAAKCLDAVVSTRHEMLPEFYRSVSPALVCRFKEREENVKADVFHAYLSLLKQTRPAQSWLADPDAMEQGDTPLTMLQSQVPMIVKALHKQLKEKSVKTRQCCFNMLTELVNVLPGALTQHIPVLIPGIIFSLNDKSSSSNLKIDALACLHVIMVTHPAHAFHAHVPALVPPVVACVGDPFYKITSEALLVTQQLVKVIRPLDNQSEGSDSFDPSPYINDLFTCTIRRLKAADIDQEVKERAISCMGQIICNLGDRLPNELPGTLLIFLERLKNEITRLTTVKALTLIAGSPLKIDLRPVLPDAVPILASFLRKNQRALKLCTLAALDILLRNYSSAVTPVMVDAVLAELPPLISESDMHVSQMALSFLSTLAVTHPSSLGQLSGGNILQQLIALVRSPLLQGGALAAMLDFYQALVATDTPGLGYMDLLRMLTGPVYSQSAALPHKQAYCSIAKCVAALTRACPNEGPAVVGQFIQDVKNSRSTDSIRLLALLSLGEVGHHVDLSSQPELKTVILDAFSSSSEEVKSAASYALGSIAVGNLPEYLPFVLQEISSSKRQYLLLHSLKEIISSASVSGLKPYVESVWSLLLKHCECQEEGTRNVVAECLGKLTLIDPETLLPRLKGYLLSGSSYARSSVVTAVKFTISDQPQPIDPLLKNCIGDFLKTLEDPDLNVRRVALVTFNSAAHNKPSLIRELLDSVLPQLYNETKVRKELIREVEMGPFKHTVDDGLDLRKAAFECMYTLLDSCLDRLDIFTFLNHVEDGLKDHYDIKMLTFLMLARLSSLCPSAVLQRLDRLVEPLRATCTTKVKANSVKQEFEKQDELKRSAMRAVVALLTIPEAEKSPLMSEFQSQISSNQELAAIFDSIQRDSSSANMESMDTS; this comes from the exons ATGGCGAGCGCCTCGTACCACATCTCCAACCTGCTGGAGAAAATGACCTCCAGCGACAAGGATTTCAG gtttATGGCAACGAACGACTTGATGACGGAGCTGCAAAAAGATTCGATCAAACTGGACGACGACAGTGAGAGGAAG GTGGTGAGGATGATTCTCAAACTGTTGGAAGACAAAAACGGAGAGGTTCAGAACCTGGCCGTCAAATG CCTGGGTCCCCTGGTCAGTAAGGTGAAGGAGTACCAGGTGGAGACGATCGTCGACACGCTCTGCACCAACATGCTGTCGGACAAAGAGCAGCTCAGAGACATTTCATCCATCGGACTCAAAACTGTGATCGGAGAGTTACCGCCCGCCTCCAGTG GTTCTGCTTTAGCTGCCAGTGTTTGTAAGAAGATAACGGGTCGTCTGACCAGCGCCATCGCCAAACAGGAAGACGTGTCTGTCCAGCTGGAGGCGCTGGACATCATGGCCGACATGCTTTGCAG acaGGGAGGTCTGCTGGTGAacttccatccctccatcctcagCTGTCTGCTTCCTCAGCTCACCTCCCCCAGACTGGCCGTCAGAAAG AGGACCATCATGGCTCTGGGCCACCTGGTGATGTCCTGTGGGAACCTGGTCTTCATCGACCTGATCGAGCACCTTCTGACGGAGCTGGGCCGCAACGACAACATGTCCACCACCAGAACATACATCCAGTGCACGGCGGCCATCAGCAGACAGGCCGGACACAGGATCG GAGAGTATCTGGAGAAGATCATCCCGCTGGTCGTCAAGTTCTGCAATGTGGACGACGACGAGCTCAGAGAGTACTGCATCCAGGCCTTCGAGTCCTTCGTCAGGAG GTGTCCTAAAGAAGTTTACCCCCACGTTCCCACCGTCATATCCATCTGCCTGCGCTACCTGACCTACGACCCCAACTACAACTTTGACGACGAAGACGAGGACGACAACGCCATGGATGCCGAGCAGAACGATGAAGACTACCAAG GAAGCGACGACGAGTACAGTGACGATGACGACATGAGCTGGAAGGTTCGGAGGGCGGCAGCCAAATGTCTCGACGCTGTCGTCTCGACTCGTCATGAGATGCTGCCGGAGTTTTATCGCTCGGTTTCACCTGCACTCGTCTGTCGCTTCAAG gagagggaggagaacgTGAAGGCCGATGTTTTTCATGCCTACTTGTCGCTGCTGAAACAGACCAGACCAGCTCAGAGCTGGTTGGCTGATCCAGACGCCATGGAGCAGGGAGACACTCCGCTAACTATGCTGCAGAGCCAG GTTCCGATGATAGTTAAAGCTCTTCACAAGCAGCTGAAGGAGAAAAGCGTCAAAACCCGTCAGTGTTGCTTCAACATGTTGACTGAGCTGGTGAACGTCCTGCCTGGAGCTCTGACTCAGCACATCCCAGTACTAATACCAG GCATCATCTTCTCTCTGAACGACAAGTCGAGCAGCTCCAACCTGAAGATCGACGCCCTGGCCTGCCTCCACGTCATCATGGTCACTCATCCCGCCCACGCCTTCCACGCCCACGTCCCCGCCCTCGTCCCGCCCGTCGTCGCCTGCGTCGGCGACCCGTTCTACAAGATTACGTCTGAAGCTCTGCTGGTCACTCAGCAGCTCGTCAAG GTGATCCGACCTCTGGACAACCAATCCGAGGGCTCCGACAGCTTCGACCCCTCCCCCTATATCAACGACCTGTTCACCTGCACGATCCGGCGCCTCAAAGCTGCCGACATCGACCAGGAAGTGAAAGAAAGAGCCATTTCCTGTATGGGGCAGATCATCTGTAACCTAG GTGATCGTCTGCCCAACGAACTTCCAGGAACGCTGCTGATCTTCTTAGAACGTCTGAAGAACGAGATCACGAGACTGACGACGGTCAAAG ctctgaCGCTCATCGCCGGCTCCCCGCTGAAGATCGATCTTAGACCAGTTCTCCCTGACGCCGTTCCCATCCTCGCCTCGTTCCTCCGCAAGAACCAGCGAGCGCTGAAGCTCTGCACACTGGCTGCTCTGGACATCCTGCTCAGAAACTACAG ctctgcgGTGACTCCGGTGATGGTGGACGCCGTCCTGGCCGAGCTTCCTCCTCTGATCTCAGAGAGCGACATGCACGTGTCCCAGATGGCGCTGAGCTTCCTGTCCACGCTGGCGGTCACCCACCCGTCATCGTTGGGTCAGCTGAGCGGCGGAAACATCCTGCAGCAGCTCATAGCGCTGGTTCGATCCCCGCTGCTGCAGGGAGGAGCGCTGGCCGCCATGCTGGACTTCTACCAG GCTCTGGTGGCCACAGATACTCCTGGTTTGGGCTACATGGACCTGCTGAGGATGCTAACGGGTCCGGTTTACTCCCAGAGCGCTGCTCTGCCTCACAAACAAGCCTACTGCTCCATCGCTAAGTGTGTGGCCGCCCTGACCAGAGCCTGTCCAAACGAAGGCCCCGCCGTGGTTGGACAGTTCATCCAG GACGTGAAGAACAGCCGCTCCACCGACTCCATCCGGCTGCTTGCTCTGCTCTCGCTGGGTGAGGTCGGACATCATGTGGACCTCAGCAGCCAGCCGGAGCTCAAGACCGTCATCCTGGACGCCTTCTCGTCCTCCAGCGAAGAG GTGAAGTCGGCAGCTTCGTACGCTCTCGGCAGCATCGCGGTGGGGAACCTTCCGGAGTATCTGCCCTTTGTCCTGCAGGAGATCTCCTCCTCCAAGAGGCAGTACCTGCTGCTGCACTCTCTGAAAGAGATCATCA GTTCGGCGTCGGTGTCTGGACTGAAGCCCTACGTGGAGTCGGTTTGGTCGCTGCTGCTCAAACACTGCGAGTGTCAGGAGGAAGGAACCAGGAACGTCGTGGCTGAATGTTTGGGAAAACTGACGCTGATCGACCCCGAAACCCTGCTGCCCCGCCTCAAAGGATACCTGCTGTCAG gttcATCGTACGCCAGGAGCTCCGTGGTGACGGCGGTAAAGTTCACCATCTCTGACCAACCGCAACCAATCGACCCGCTGCTGAAGAACTGCATAG GTGATTTCCTGAAGACGCTGGAGGATCCGGACCTGAACGTACGACGTGTTGCCTTGGTAACGTTTAACTCTGCTGCCCACAACAAGCCCAGCCTGATCCGAGAGCTGCTGGACTCAGTTCTACCACAACTTTACAACGAGACTAAAGTCCGGAAGGAGCTGATCCGAGAG GTGGAGATGGGTCCATTCAAACACACGGTGGATGACGGTCTGGACTTGAGGAAGGCTGCGTTCGAGTGCATGTACACTCTGCTGGACAGCTGCCTGGACCGACTCGACATCTTCACCTTCCTCAACCACGTGGAGGACGGCTTGAAGGACCACTACGACATCAAG ATGCTGACCTTCCTGATGCTGGCCAGACTGTCGTCTTTGTGTCCCAGTGCTGTTCTACAGAGACTGGACAGACTGGTGGAACCGCTGAGAGCCACCTGCACCACCAAG GTGAAGGCAAACTCGGTGAAGCAGGAGTTCGAGAAGCAGGATGAGCTGAAGCGGTCGGCAATGCGAGCCGTCGTGGCACTGCTGACGATCCCAGAGGCCGAGAAGTCGCCGCTGATGTCAGAGTTCCAGTCCCAGATCTCGTCCAATCAGGAGCTGGCGGCCATCTTCGACTCCATCCAGAGAGACTCCAGCTCCGCCAACATGGAGTCCATGGACACCAGCTAA